TGATACAGAATTTGCTGGATTTGAAAGAGGAAAAGGCTTTATACCACTGACCTATGTATGTTTTACAAATTATGACATCACAATCGAAAACAAAGAAGTTGTTTTTCATAAAGATTCATTAGAAAATACATTAGGTGAGTATTTATCTACAAAAGGCATTAAACAACTAAGATTAGCTGAAACAGAAAAATACGCTCACGTAACATTCTTCTTTAATGGTGGCGTTGAAAAGGCCAACGAAGGAGAAGAAAGAATATTAGTAGACTCTCCAAAGGTTGCAACATATGACTTACAACCAGAAATGAGTGCATACGAAGTAAGTGAGAAACTTGTAAATGCAATCACATCTAAAGAATATGATTTAATCATCGTAAACTTTGCTAATCCAGATATGGTTGGTCATACTGGTATTATGGAAGCTGCAGTAAAAGCAGTTGAAGTAGTAGATGAATGTGTTGGTAATGCATTAGAAGCATTACTAAAAGCAGATGGACAAATGTTTATCTGTGCAGACCACGGTAACTCAGAGCAGTTAGTGGATTATGACACATTAACACCGTTTACAGCTCATACAACGAACCCAGTACCATTTATCTTAGTGAATTACAAAGAAGGTTATACATTAAGAGAAGGCGGTAAATTAGCTGATATAGCGCCAACTCTATTAGAAATGATGGAAATTGAAAAACCTGCCCAAATGACAGGTGAATCGTTACTTAAAAAGTCGTAGAATACACATTTAAAAAATAAGTGTGATTTTATATAAACCAAACAAGAAAGGGGATAAAAAAGAAATGAAAACTTATATTGAAATTATTGATGTATTTGCAAGAGAAGTACTTGACTCAAGAGCAAACCCAACTGTAGAAGTTGAAGTTGTTGTTGAAGGAGGATATGTAGGAAGAGCTGCAGTTCCATCTGGAGCATCAACAGGCGCTTTTGAAGCAGTTGAATTACGTGACGGAGGAGACCGTTACGTAGGTAAAGGTGTTCTTGATGCAGTAGATAATGTAAATAACGTTATCGCTGAAGAATTAATCGGAATGAACTGTTTAGATCAAGTTGCTATCGATATGAAAATGATCGAATTAGACGGAACACATAACAAAGGTAAATTAGGCGCTAACGCTATTCTTGGTGTATCTATGGCTGTAGCTAAAGCTGCTGCTGAAGCATTAGGATTATCTTTATACCAATACTTAGGTGGATTTAACGCTAAAGTATTACCAGTTCCTATGATGAACATCTTAAATGGTGGTGAGCATGCTGATAACACAGTAGACTTACAAGAATTTATGATTATGCCAGTTGGCGCTACAACATTCAAAGAAGCTTTAAGAATGGGATCTGAAATCTACCATAACTTAAAGAAAGTATTACACACAAAAGGATTAGCAACAGCTGTAGGTGATGAAGGTGGATTTGCACCTGACTTAGCATCTTCAGAAGAAGCAATCCAAGTAATTATGGATGCAGTAGAAAAAGCTGGATACAAACCAGGTGAAGACATTAGAATCGCTATCGATGCGGCTGCTAGTGAATTATACAATAAAGAAACAGGTAAATACCACTTCCCAGGTGAAAGCCAAATGGCTGGAAAAGAAGTAGTAAGAACATCTGAAGAAATGGTAGCTTACTATGAAGATTTAGCTAACAAATTCCCAATTATCTCTTTAGAAGATGGATTAGACGAAGAAGATTGGGATGGTTGGAAACTGTTAACTGAAAGATTAGGAAGCAAAATGCAGTTAGTAGGAGATGACTTATTTGTTACGAACACTGAAAGATTATCAAGAGGTATTGAATTAGGCGTAGGAAACTCAATCCTTATCAAAGTTAACCAAATTGGTACTTTAACTGAAACTTTCAATGCAATCCAAATGGCTAACAGAGCAGGATATACAGCAGTAATATCTCACCGTTCTGGAGAAACAGAAGATGCAACAATTGCAGACATCTGTGTAGCTGTAAACGCTGGTCAAATTAAAACAGGAGCTCCTTGCAGATCTGACCGTGTTGCAAAATACAACCAATTATTAAGAATCGAAGAAGAATTAGAAGATGTAGCTGAATTTTTAGGATTAGGCGCTTGGTTTAACTTAAAATAATCTAATTTTAAATATAAAATCCGTATCAGATTATGGTACGGATTTTTTAAATATACCTATCAAATCAGATTTTGTTTGTAAGTATTCTTAAAAAAATAAAATAGTTGAAACAATATAGAGCTTGTGCTAAAATATTACTGTTGATAGTAGGAGGTGAAGGTATGCAAATATTTCTTCAAATAGTTTTTATTTTAATTAGCTTATTCCTTATTGGGGTAGTATTAATGCAAAAAGGAAAAGCTCAAGGGTTATCAGGCGCTTTCGGTGGTGGATCAACGGGAGATTCTTACTGGAATAAAAACAAATCACGTTCAATGGAAGGTAAGTTAGATAGACTTACTAAAATAGTATCTGTTTTATTCTTCGTAGTAGCATTAGCATTAAGTTTAATATAAAAATAGTAATTTCAAACTTGCTTGCAAGGATTTGGAAATACTTTTTTAACAACTTGTGTCGATAGCACAAGGAAGAGATATAATGTGAAAGTGAATTTTTCAAACTTGTCCGCAAGAATTGAAATAACTTTTATGCAAGCCAGCTTGCAAGTTTAACATAAAAATGACACTCTGCTTATAGTAGAGTGTTTTTTTTTGTGACTTTTTAAATTAAAACCCATTGTAAAGGACAAATATTAAACCCCATACTTAATAAATCTGATTTCTCTTCTGGTGTGAGATTATTTAATGAAAGTTGGGGTCTTTCATTATTATAATATTAAATATAGTTCTTAATATAAGTTATTAATTCTGAAAAACTGTTTATAAAAGAAATGTTTATTTCTTGCTTACGAGTGCTAAAAAAGGATTCTATAGGTGCGTTGTCCCAACAGTTTGCCTTCCTAGACATGGATTGACTCATACCTAATTTTTTAACTTTATTGTGAACCTTGATCAGAAGCAAGAAGATTTTGTGATCCTGGGACCATCGATAGGTATCTTAAAATACAATCAGGAGAATATATTCCAACTAAATCAAAAAGGATATATCATTCTAAAATTAGTGATTACAAGGTTGTTAGCAAAGTAGAAGGTCACGGTGCTTCTGTTATGACGGTATACAAATTCATTGAAAAGAAAGGATATACTGGTAAATATGCCTCTGTTGTAGCATTTGTAGATTGGAAAGAAAATATAACTATGGTTAGTAAGTATGGTGAGCTTTTTAATATAAACATTTTTCTAATGGATTTGGGATTTTTTAGAAGAAAGTATATATGCCTACCTCAGATAGAAGTCAATATTTGGAGGAATTCCATAGGAAATATTATTCGATAATATGAAAACAGTTGTTGATAGAGCAAAATCGTCTTTTACAAGCGTTACCCAATATTTTTATTATAGAACCTTATAAAAATGACACTCTGCAGATGTAGAATGTTTTTTTTGCTATTGTACAAGAATATTACATTATTTCGAGTTCATTAAAAGGACCATCATTTAGAATAAATGATATATGGAAAAGAGGCCTCGTCATAGATATTTTAATTAAAAGTATTTGTAATGAAATTTCTGTGTTTGATAGCTAATTATTTTCTAAATTGTATTCTTTCAAAGATATAACCTATTAATAATGAAATTAAAATTAAAATTACAATATTATTAAAGATAGTTGTAACTAGGGTACCAATAAAAATACAAAGAGCAAATTTAATAAGATTTTCTTGGTTAACTTTTTTCATATAGTCTCCTCTTTAACTTAGTTATAGTTAGGTGTTTCCGAAACGCCAAGACTCGCAAAAACACGGGATATTTTTTCAGTAAAATAATATAACTCCTCACCAGATTGTGGTAAAATTGAATTCACAGAAGCAAATTCAGACCAACCTAAAAGGAGTTATATCT
The nucleotide sequence above comes from Natranaerovirga pectinivora. Encoded proteins:
- the secG gene encoding preprotein translocase subunit SecG, yielding MQIFLQIVFILISLFLIGVVLMQKGKAQGLSGAFGGGSTGDSYWNKNKSRSMEGKLDRLTKIVSVLFFVVALALSLI
- the eno gene encoding phosphopyruvate hydratase — encoded protein: MKTYIEIIDVFAREVLDSRANPTVEVEVVVEGGYVGRAAVPSGASTGAFEAVELRDGGDRYVGKGVLDAVDNVNNVIAEELIGMNCLDQVAIDMKMIELDGTHNKGKLGANAILGVSMAVAKAAAEALGLSLYQYLGGFNAKVLPVPMMNILNGGEHADNTVDLQEFMIMPVGATTFKEALRMGSEIYHNLKKVLHTKGLATAVGDEGGFAPDLASSEEAIQVIMDAVEKAGYKPGEDIRIAIDAAASELYNKETGKYHFPGESQMAGKEVVRTSEEMVAYYEDLANKFPIISLEDGLDEEDWDGWKLLTERLGSKMQLVGDDLFVTNTERLSRGIELGVGNSILIKVNQIGTLTETFNAIQMANRAGYTAVISHRSGETEDATIADICVAVNAGQIKTGAPCRSDRVAKYNQLLRIEEELEDVAEFLGLGAWFNLK